The Panthera leo isolate Ple1 chromosome A3, P.leo_Ple1_pat1.1, whole genome shotgun sequence genome contains the following window.
CCACAGCCACGGGTCTAGGGGGGCGGAGTATGCACCGCTggaggaggggccgggggagCCCCTGCCCCTGGGGAACACCAGCGTCCGGGCAGCCTTTGTGCATGTGCTGGGGGACCTCCTGCAGAGCCTTGGGGTACTGGCCGCCTCTGTCCTCATCTACTTCAAGGTACTGTGCGCGCAAGCCTGCCCCAGCCTGCCTTCCCCAGCTCCACATCCGGCCCCTCCTTCCCAGGACCCTTGGCCTCCCTCCCCGCCGACTCCCAGCTCCCCAGGTCACGGTCCGTTCCCCTTTAGCAGGGCTCTCAGGGGCCTCTCGGGTCCTGTCTTTCCAAGACACCCCTAGATCTTCCACTGGAATATTCCTGCTTCCTGGGCTTAGAGATCTCTTTCTCTATAGCCTCAGTACAAGGCAGCTGACCCCATCAGcaccttcctcttctccatctgTGCCCTTGGATCCACAGCTCCCACCCTCCGAGATGTTCTTCGTGTCCTTATGGAAGGTAAATCAGATGCCACTCTCCCTGCCCAGGGCCCTCTCTGATCTCCCTCCAGCTCTGAGCCACCTCTCTTCCCTGAAGAGAATGTTGGGAGAAGGTCTGGGCCCTGGGGCCTATTGCTAGAAGGAGGATTCAGGCACCGGGGGAATTGTGGGGGTTAATGGTAAGCAGGTACAGGGTAGGGGAGGTAGAGTCTGGTGGGGGGGCTGTCTTTGGGCAGGAGTGGCCCTGGCAGTAAGCATGGCGGGTGCTGTTTGCAGGTTCCCCCCGAAGTGTGGGGTTTGAGCCCGTGCGGGACACGCTGTTGTCGGTGCCAGGAGTCCGGGCAACTCATGAGCTGCACCTGTGGTCCCTTACGCTCACTTACCATGTTGCCTCCGCACACCTGGCTATTGGTGAGTCCTCACTGACCCTAGCCAGTTACCTCCTAGAAACAGTCCCCCATCTCCCAACCCCATCCCCCACACTCCCCTTCCAAACCTAGGGAGGTAGCCTGAattgctgtttctgtctctttcttgatctctctcacacacacatgcatgttgGAGACAAGGAACCCTGGACAGGGTGTTCTGGAGGGGAGGTTTCCCCCTCTCTGAGGTAGTGCAGAGAATCAGCAACCCTTTAAAAGATCAttagtacctgggtggctcagcgtccgactcttgatttcggctcaggtcatgatctaacggttcttgagattgagccctgtgtggggctccacaatgagaacacagagcctgcttgggattctctctcactttctctctacccctctccctgctcatgcacacacacacacacacacacacactttctctctctctctctttcaaaacaaatacataaacttaaaaaaaaaaaacagattactAGTACCAATAGGTCTAGTGACGGGGCACAGTTAGGTAAGTTATGACAATGGGGTAACATGGAACTATTCAAAATGATGATTATGAACACTGTATGGCAACTAGGAGAGATGTTTATGGTATAAAGCTAAGAGAAAAAAGCTGAATGTAAAATTATATCTACATTATGAttcaactattaaaaatatatatggtgaCTCACAAGCTGACAAAGGATTTTTGAGTTTCTTCCAGATGCAAGAAGCAATCAGAGACATGCAATTTGGATGCCAAAAATATTATACTTTGTAGGATAGTTGATGGTAACTCTAGGGggacaatgggagaaaatatttaacatctgGATTGTCTTGGAAAGTCGGGTACTATGGCTGCTGAAACATACAGCTGCGTGTTAATAGTCAAAGAGCAgaggagaatagaaaaataagaatggtTTGGTGTTTTAGCCTGGTAGCATGGTTGATTAGGGGGTGAGTCTCCCCAAccttttctttggcatttttatGCTGTTCAtacaatacagaaagaaaataaagcttctCATTCAAACCTGGCTTTAATGCTGTGCAAGCCATTGGGTCCCCCTTCACCCGGCCTTATCTTGGCCCCTGCCTGATTCCCGACTCCCCTGGGAACCTGCTGCCTCTTATCACTCTCCCACAGACTCCACGGCCGACCCTGAAGCTGTCCTGGCTGAAGCCACATCCCAGCTCCACTCCCGGTTTGGATTCTCCAGCTGTACCCTGCAGGTTGAGCAGTACCAGCCCGAGATGGCCCAGTGCCTGCGCTGCCGGGAGCCCCCCCAGGCCTGAGCCGAggccctgccctcaccccactgCCAGGCCCTGGCTCAGCCCTGGACTCTCAGTACCTGCCCCCCCGCTCTCCGAAAAGGGACAGAACTGGGCCCataccccttcctctctccctccttccacctgccggcaccccagcccccagccccagtggGCAAGACCAAAGTGGGTGTGGGGGCGGGCAGGAGTCAGGCTGAATGGGAATCAATTGGTGGGGGTGTGTAGAAGCCCCTCAATCCCCACTCTATGGTCTGGGGAGCACAAGCGTCCTCTCCATGCAGTTCATTTGTCTGTGtggcaggctggctggctggctggctgggggcATCTGCCTGTCTGTGTGCTGTTGGTGTGCCTATGCCTGGGGGAGGTCAGCAGGGGCCCCCTCCCCACGTGGCCCTCGCTCTGTCTATGCAGGAGCCCCAAAGCCCGCACTTTGTCCGTGTGTTCTAGCCCTGTGGTTttgtctccgtgtgtgtgtgtttcttggtGCTGTGGcctgtgtgtctctgtgcctATGTGGCTGTGCTATAGTCTCTCTGAGTCTGCACCATCCATGTGTCCTTTTGGGggtctgtctgtccatccctcTGTTGGTGCTGTGCCCTCGGCTGTCCCAGAGAAAGGGAGGACTCCGCTGCAGCTCCACCAATAAACTTGTGTCTAACTGCATCTCTCAGCCCTTGTACTGACTCCTCAGGAGGGGTTAAAGGAATCATGAAGCCACAGTGACCTTCCTTCCACAGCCCTCCCACCTCCTACCcagcccctccaccctctctACCCTCCAATATCCATTCCCATGTAGGCTAAAACCCTCCAGTCCTTTTGTTACCTTCCCTTACTTCACAGCCTGGGTCGCTGGCTCAGGGAGAGGCCCCACACACCACGGGCCTGGTTGCAGGAGAAAGTTGGGAGGCAAGGAGCCAAGGGATCTTGGAGAACAGTTCCTAAAGACTCCTGCAGGCACCATGGCCTCAGGCTGGTCATAGAGAAGCTTTGTCCCTTCGGGGGAGAGTGGTTGGACCACATGCTGCTGTGGGCCTAGTTCCTGAGCTGTATAAGCTGTCAGGGGGAGAGGCCCTCATCCTGAGACCAGTTTTGGGCTGTGGACACCAAggacctctttttaaaaaaaaaaaaaatttattttggggagagcacaagtgggggaggggcagaaagagggggacagaggatctgaagtgggctatgcgctgacaggctgacagcagagcgCCCaatccagggctcgaactcaggaactgcaagatcataacctgagctgaagtcagacgctcaaccgacagagccacccaagcacctctttTACAATTATCCTCCCTTTGCCTTTAAGAatcatatatgtattattattgttgttgttgtttattttattttatttattttttttttttttttaacatttatttatttttgagacagagagagacagagcatgaacgggggagggtcagagagagagagacacagaatctgaaacaggctccaggctttgagctgtcagcacagagcctgacgcggggcttgaactcacggaccgcaagatcatgacctgagctgaagtcggccacttaaccgactgagccacccaggcgcccctgttgttgtttattttagagagagagcatgggtgggggagaggggcagagggagagagacagagatggagaattccaagcaggctctacagcaTGGCGTCTGATCtgtcgtggggctcgatcccacaaccatgaggtcatgacctgagccaaaaccaaatgTCAGATAACCaaccaagccacacaggcgcccctaagtatCATATATTTAGACAGATTTAGTCTTATAAACCAAACTTAAAggattattattactactaaGGCCTCCCTTAAACTTAAGGGATTgtggattttctcttttaaaaatcacactctTTGTGCTTCGATTTTAGATCTAGTGCATTGGATCAGCAGTTCACACCTTGCGACCCTAGGTTAATACAATTCCAGCCTGAAGCAAAGAAACAGCATTTTCATTAGCCCGTGCATATTTCTGCAAGGCTTTCCTCCGCGTAATGGAAATAcctttattataaaatgatctttcttttattattataagagCAATATATGATTGCTTTAAGAGTCCAACAAAGGAAAAGTGTATAAAGTAGAAAGTGAATGTTTCCCCTATTATATTACTCCCAGAGGTAACTGCTCTTCAGTTTGGAGTCTCTCTGcccatatttttatgtatggacCAACAGTTCTATGTAATAACATAGATGGGATCACTTTATAGGTGAGATCACATAACCTGCTTTTATGACTCAAACACACGTGCTGGATGTATCTTTCCATGGCAATACATAcacatttcattgcttttttttaaggtgaGGCTTTTGGACTCATTGAAAATAGGTCTCCCCACTCTGATCTCCAActgcactccccaccccacccccccaccccctccccctggctgGGTGAGTCTCGGCTGGCCTGCTGGCCTGCCTCAGTCAGGCACGGGAGGCTGGGCTGAGGTGAAGGGCTGGCAGTCCATCACACTCGAGGATGCCCCAGCTGCTCTCCATGCTTTGCTAGTTCCTGATACTTTCTCATTTTACGTCTCATTGGTTACAGGCCCCAAGCGACacgatgggggtggggaagagtgaGGAAATGAAGGGTGGGGAAAATGAGGACTAGATTTTCACCCTATGACCAGCCTTGAGCTCAGCCCCACTATATATCACAATGCTGGGTTCCTTTGTAGGGGAGGGAACACAGTGTTCAGGGTGGAATGAGATTTCACAAAGGATGTGGCCCACCTCTGCCCCACACCCTGGCGAGATGAGGAAGTGgaagctgaggcttagagagggaaaagaacttcctcaaggtcacccagcaagtgACAGGGGCAGGAGCAGAACCAGGGTTCTCACTCCCACTCAGGCCTCTTTGAAGCTCTTGCCCAGTGGAGTTTCTCAGCAAACCTTTGCTCAGTTTCTTTTTCAGCAACCTGCTGCCACCAGCATGGCAGATCCTGGGGCTCTGGACTCAGGCTTCTTGGTTCTGCCTCAGCTTCTATTAATACACTGGTCCTGCTAACCTCTCTGTGTTCCTGCCTTTGTAATTATAAAAAGAGTAATTACATGGTAGTGTGGATGTGAAGGTTCCTGGTATATAAAGGGCCTGTAGGAATAGTTGTTCTTGGATGGTATCCAGGATGCAGGGGTGAGAGAGATTTCAGGGGAACAGGGTGGCCCAGCACCCTAATAGCAGGGATAggagccaacatttactgagcttaCACTGGTGCAAGGCACCATAGACCGCTTTACCTCCACTTTACCGATGGAGAAACAGGTGTACCTGCCCGGGGTCCTGCAGCTAATAACTGTCCGGGTTGAGATGCAAATTCCGTTCTGGCTGCTCTAAATCTCCAGCCCTTTTACGCACCACCCTCCCTTTCCATCCATCTCCCAGCTTCAGGCTTTGCTCAGTCAGGGTCATGGAAGGACAGAAGGATCAGGGGCATTCTCCCTCATTCATACAGCACTCTCCAGGGAGTCTTGGAAACCCTTATCTGCAAGAGCTGCCCGCATCCCCCCCATTATCTGCCCAACCCACCTCCACTTGCTTATCCAGAACGTCCTTTCCTCTTGGTGTCCTTCCCTGATGATAAAATATGTGgtggagggagaggtgaggagaaaGGGCTTGCCGGGGAGGCACGAGCAagagcagggctggggaagggcccATCTATCAGTCCAGCCCTGGCAGCACTTTACACAGCTGGTTAaccaggggatgggaggggagacgGCCGCCTGTGAGGTAGACAGGGACCAGAAAAAGATGGGGTGgacaggggggagagagggacaggctGGGATGCTGGAAGTGCCATTGTCAGAGcgttcgagagagagagagagagagagagagagagagagggagagagagagagagagagagagagagagatgagaccCAGCAGTCAGAAGGAGAAGCCAGAATGGGGGTGTGTGGAtgtggggagggggcgtgggAACATCCGGGCATATggggaggccccgccccctcacTGTGGGGCTCACCTGGGGCCCTCTGGGCGGGGTGGGGCTGAACCTCTCTGTCCAAGGGGAAGGCCTGACGACCCAGCGGACCGGGGGAACTGCTTGTCTCGGGCCGGGAGGAAGCACTGGGTGATAAATTGGTATCTTCCTCCCTCTGGTGACCCTGCCGTCTTTTCAGGAACTTCAGTGAGCTGGGAGCCCACCCCGGCCGCCTTTAGCCAGACCATCAGAGGGAGAGCAGCGCCCCCCTGCGGCCCACGCTATGATAGCAGCAGAGGCGACCAGACCAGAAGGCTCTGGAGGGAATCTCAGAATCAAGGCTAGATGGGAAGAGCCCTCACCCTCTTCAGGGCAAATTCCCCCACCCCTGTGGAGAGCTGCAGTTAGGGAGTTTCCTTTGTACTTGAAGGACTCTTTATCCCCAACTCTGGGAGTGCCCAGGACCTCGCAGTCCCTGATCTGAGCACCAGAGCCATCCCATCACCACTAGATCAATACCTTACAAGGGGTGCTGGGCAGTGGGGCAGAGTCTGAGGTGATCACGAATGGTCCTACGAAGTGGGCCCTGTTGCTCCGTCTAGTGAGAGAAAGTGGGCGGGGAGAATGCCCAGGAAGAATAGGCCCAGGGTGGCCAGACCTGTGCCTCTCTCCTTCagtccccactccctgccctctctctgccccagcctccctcacctgctctctggCTACAGCATCCTGAAGCCCCAGGAAGCAGCTCCCACTGGGCCTGGAGAAGCTCACTCATAGAACAGGTCCCCTTGTGTCAGAGCTGACCCTCTGCACTAGTCACCAGTATAGAGGCCCTGGTGGCCACTCTGGGAAGGGCACATCCCATGGCCGCTCATGGGctattcccctcctcccctcctgcaccAGATCTTCCACTCCCTGGGGAAGACTCTCTGGTCAATTCCTAAGTGGGTGCctcaggagggagagaaggaaagtgcAGCCAGCAATGTCCTCTCTCACCTTAGCTTAGCACTCTATGTAGGTTCCTTTTCCATTCTTAAAAGGAAACATACAAGCTTCCCAGAATAGAACAGAAGAGGCCGGCATGGGGGTCTCCAGGTGCATCCCTTCTGAGTTTTTCTCTCCAATCTGGTGCTATGCCCATGGCACCTGGTTCCCAGGGCTTACTGCCTGACATCTTCTCTGACCCAAACAGTCTGAACATTCAATTCCAGTCTCTTGTTCTCTTTGGCTCAACTAAGACacactataaattttaaaaggactgGAGCCAGAAGCCTAAGGAGAAACCAATGGAACCAAACCCAGGAACTAAAAGACAGCTAAAGCTTACCAAAATAAGCAGGTTTCGGGCCCTACAATAGCAAACTTGCTTTCCCTGGCCCGGAGATCGCCTCCCTGTTCTCCTCCATCCTGCCCACCTGCTGCACCAGAGCAGGGTTCAGATCAGGACTCGGTCACATGGAACTTCTGGGAAGCACAGTGATGGGGTGAGATTGCTTGGTAAATCGCACACCCCCCGGAGGGAAGAAGGCACTGGCTTTCCTTACCtttgcctggcacttagtagatACTCAGCAATAGGTGTTGGTggagtggatggatggaaagatggtaAACAAATGGACACGGGGTCACACAAAGCCTATAAACTGCCATCTTAATTCCCTAGGCTCCTGCCCACGAGCCAATGAGCCTTACAAGCGGACTCTCCAGGGTAAATCTGCACCAGCATTTGGTGGTAACTAATCAGATGCCTCCCAAAGAGGAAGTAATTGATATTTCCAGAGTCCTCCATGGTGGGTGACATGCCTGTCTCTGGTCCTGCCCTGCTCATTGCTTCCCCAACCCTACTACAAGCTCATGATGTCTATCTTTCCATTGAGCCCCACTCGGTGACCCTTTTATTACCCTCCTGAGGATTCATCACAGCTTTTCCAGCTTTTTCTGGACCTTTCAGGTCCTAATGCCACACCCATCTTTCCTTACCTCTTGGCAAATGACCTCAGCTTCCAGACTAGTCCCTCATTAAGCCCATGACATGTAGTGTCCACCTTACAGCCACAAAACATCAGAGTAACTACTGTGACCAGGTCCCTGCCCCATTGACCTACTGCAGGATCTGATCTGCTGACATCTCGCCCCACACCTCACACACCTGCAACCCTGGGACTCTGAGGGCTTTCTTCAGAGTTCTTCTCCACACTTTCTAAGATTCTGCTCATTTCTCCTTGCTCTCATTCTCTTGGTGAACTAATACAGAGATACATATTTGAAGAGCTTCGATTACCTTTCTGTTAAtgattcagtcaacaaatattttaaaaaaaaatttttttttaacgtttatttatttttgggacagagagagacagagcatgaacaggggaggggcagagagagagggagacacagaatctgaaacaggctccatgctctgagccatcagcccagagcccgacacggggctcgaactcacagactgtaagatcgtgacctgagctgaagtcggacgcttaaccgactgagccacccaggcgcccccagtcaacaaatatttattgagcccctgtTATGGACTCAATACTCTTCTTGGTGCTTGGGATATATTAATGAGTAAGGTCGTTATGTAAGCACATATTTACCCCAACTTGCACGTTGCCCCAACTTCCCAGCTTCAGTATCTATACATCTCCATATATGTCCCACAGCAGCTAAAAAGTATCATGCCCAAACAGAATTCATCCTTCCCTACCCCACATTGGCTCTCTGATCTACATCAGCCCTCATTCTCCCAGTCTCGAGGTCCCATGCCATGGAGTCATTTTCTAGTCTTTCCTATCCTTAGTATTTTCGTATTTTCTAACACTCAGACCCTTTTCACCCGTCATTTGCTTTTAGTGCAATAGCCTTCTAATTGGTTTCCCCGACGGTGGACTCTTCCCGATGCTGTTGCCAGGTTAGTCTTCCTGTGCACTCCCTTATCCTAGCAGTCATTGCACCACATCTCCTCCAGCCagtgtccacccccccccccaccccccgccactgTCTATGGGATATCGTTACACAATTACAGACACCTACAATGTTACCCTGGGAATTCCCAACTCCACGCTTTCAACTGAAGCCCAAAGCTGCACCGACTTGCCATGGTTGTAGCTCAATCCTAACAGGTAGGAATAGGATGAAAGTGGCAAAGCTCCAAGAcctattttgagattttcttcttcACTAGGGTAGACAGTGAAGAGTTGGGGAAAGTGACTTTGCAATGATAATGAGTGAACACATTAGGTCAGGCCTTTTTTTTTACAGCACAGTATATTTAAAGGGTTCATccaaaagtaaaagtgaaaaaaaactgttaatatttgtaaagtgctggaacagtgcttggcacataattaGAGctatgttaacttaaaaaaaaaaaaaaaaaaaaaaaaaagatcaaattgCTTAAGTATCTCAGGAGCCTGgaaaactttttaactttttatagttAATGATAATCACATGGGACATACGAAGTTTCTCAGTGGATGTGGAACAGCCTtagatatattttgtttaaaggaCTGCTTTTATTCTTTGCTGATAGCTTCATTTATTGCCCAATGTACCAAGATCTTTCTGGTTGTAGGGAAAAGAGGTTTATTCAACTTGGAGCCGTGTTATGATCAGGAGAGTCAAGGAAAGGAACAGAGCGGGAACACCTCCCACCACTTAGCAACTGAGTAGAACGTGTATGCTGCTTGGCAGCAAAACCTGCTTCTCCTTGAGGACGAGGCTCCGAGACGGAGTTCTATGGGAATCTGTGTGTGGCAGATTCCCAGGTACTTGGGAAAATAATCTCTTGACGTGTCTGAATAGCCTAAGAAGGGTAACCGGAGCTCTAGGAAGGAGCAGCATTCTCCAAATGATATTCTTTTCCAACCAACAAAGTCCTCTAGGCACCAGAGGGAGAACTGGTCAGGGTCAGGGTTTGGGAAGCCTGGAAGGATTAACATTAGCAGGGCGAGAGGTCTCAGCACTCCAGGAGCAGATAGAGTCATACCTAGTTCCACCCTCCAACAGCGCCTGTGGTTACGAATTCCTGTTTCTGTTGGAAAGCACACCCAGACCTCTCGGTCTGGTCTGTCACCCTCATCCCTAACAGTATGAAGCAGGTGTTCCCTGTGGGGTCCGGGTGTAGCCCTTCACTGTGCCGCAGACACAGAATTGCCACTCCTATGTTCAAGCGGTGCTGGCAGTAGGATTCTCTTCCCACCCTACCTGCCCTTTCCTCGGGCAACAGCCCCAAACCCCACTCCATGGACAGAAGTCCAGGTTTGtgctgatctctcttctgaaaactGGCTCCCATCTTAGACTTCTTTCCTTGTTTAGATTTGAGTGGCTTGTCTCTCACACTGGTTTTGGATGCCCTTAACGCGTgaaattccttttccttcttgctaGAGGAGAGATGGGTTTGGAGTTAAGTGGTCCTATATATGAATCTTAGCTACGTGACTTtgagtaagccacccagggacctttCAGAGTTCCTACATCTGTAAAACAGTTAGAAAGTTGGTGTGAGATTACATGAGAATATGCGAAATTCTATGCTCACACTGTTTTCAGAAAATGAGTGCCTTTCTCACTTTCCCATCTCTGTGACGTGCTAATAGCTGTGTGTGAAGTAGGTTCCTCTTGAATGATGCAAATGCAGTTTAGACCATCATGTGCCGGCATGCGGCAGTCCGACCTGTGGTAGTCATTGGATGCCTTACTGGCTAAGAAGCCTCAAAACTGAGGGTGAGAATTCTCGTTTGTTCTTGTACTCTCACTGCACATGGTACTTTGTACGCAGGGGGTGGAGTCTCCTGGATCAAGAAATTTCTTGAATGCTGCTAACGTgcatggaatggaatggaacagCTCACGTACTTTGTATGATCCACAGAAGCCCTGAACCGCAAACACACAGGAGCTACTCCACCTCGGTCCCCAATCCCACAGTCTCTAAGCCAAGTGCTCTTCAGCCTCCATAGCGTCTGCCTGTGTCCCTTGTCCAGTCTGGAACGTCCAGCGTCAGCCAGAGGCTCCCAGGGATAGTAGGTGGGAGGGGCTCCTAACAGTGATGGGAGCTGAACTCCAAGGCCAGGTTTTGAGGACGCAATGGCCACCCCAGCCTCTGAAGGAGAGAACTAAccagacagaagagagaagagtgaaGGCCTCACCAGAGGACCCAGCTGTTTGGCATTCCTTTTCCCATAACTCAGAACTCTGAGTGCAACTTAATTGAGGAAGGACACTGGACACCCATCAGTGCAGCACTCAGCACCAACAGAATAGCACACCCCTGCCCAGAACCCCAAAGAGCCACAACTCTGAAAATGCTGAGCCCCGCTGCTCAGCCCTGGCCAGAGCCAAGAGCCTGCCCAGCAAAGCTGCTCTTGGATTTGGGCAGCTGTTCGAAATTTCCAGAAGTCCTGCCCACTACACTTCGTATTCTATACTGAAGTCAGGATACATGCAAGGAAATAGGCACTTACAAGCAGCTTAGCTATTTATTAAGTCAGTAGAAAAATGACTTTACAGGTTTGCGGTGCAATAAAGGAGATGGGGACCTACCCCCATGCTAGAGCGCTCCAGTCCAGTCCAGTGCCCAAGTGTGgtctgcatgtgtatgtgtgagcaCGTGAGCTGCCTGGACGCCCCAGAGCATCTCCTAAGTGTGCTGCCCCCGTGGGGGGCACCAGAATCTGTGCCCAGCAGCTGGGCCTGATGAGAAGAGTCTGAGGAGCTGGGCCCTAGAAGCGGCCCAGCACAGTGGCTAACAGAGCCATGCGTATGTACATGCCGTTCTCGGCCTGGCGGAAGTAGGCTGCTCGGGGGTCTGAGTCCACCTCCACactacaagagaaagaaaacagttaccCCAGCCTGTCCAAGACTAAGTGTCCTCCCACAGCCAGCCCCTGGTGTATCCTCAATTTTGAAGCCGTGTCACCTTATCTCATTGACTCGAGGCATCGGGTGCATCACCACCATCTTCTTCTTGGCCCGCGTCATGATGTGGGGAGTGAGAATGAACTGGCCAAAGCACTGCGAGGCAGACGGGGGCCCTGTCAGCACCTCAGGGCCAGGGTGGCCGTAGGGCCACAAGCCTGGGTTCCTCCAGGGTTCTTTCCACACCCACATGCAGTTATCACAACTGAGAGGCCCAATCAAGCTCCTGGGGCCCAGCCTTCTTGGCCACTA
Protein-coding sequences here:
- the SLC30A3 gene encoding zinc transporter 3 isoform X2; this translates as MPFHHCHRDPLPPPGLTPERLQAQRQLCAACAVCCVFMAGEVVGGYLAHSLAIMTDAAHLLADVGSMMGSLFSLWLSTRPATRTMTFGWHRSETLGALASVVSLWMVTGILLYLAFIRLLHSDYHIEGGAMLLTASIAVCANLLLSTRQLTPSAPSSSPSVPLDPQLPPSEMFFVSLWKVPPEVWGLSPCGTRCCRCQESGQLMSCTCGPLRSLTMLPPHTWLLTPRPTLKLSWLKPHPSSTPGLDSPAVPCRLSSTSPRWPSACAAGSPPRPEPRPCPHPTARPWLSPGLSVPAPPLSEKGQNWAHTPSSLPPSTCRHPSPQPQWARPKWVWGRAGVRLNGNQLVGVCRSPSIPTLWSGEHKRPLHAVHLSVWQAGWLAGWGHLPVCVLLVCLCLGEVSRGPLPTWPSLCLCRSPKARTLSVCSSPVVLSPCVCVSWCCGLCVSVPMWLCYSLSESAPSMCPFGGLSVHPSVGAVPSAVPEKGRTPLQLHQ
- the SLC30A3 gene encoding zinc transporter 3 isoform X1, with amino-acid sequence MEPSPATGGSETTRLVSPRDRGGAGGGLRLKSLFTEPSEPLPEEPKPEEMPFHHCHRDPLPPPGLTPERLQAQRQLCAACAVCCVFMAGEVVGGYLAHSLAIMTDAAHLLADVGSMMGSLFSLWLSTRPATRTMTFGWHRSETLGALASVVSLWMVTGILLYLAFIRLLHSDYHIEGGAMLLTASIAVCANLLLSTRQLTPSAPSSSPSVPLDPQLPPSEMFFVSLWKVPPEVWGLSPCGTRCCRCQESGQLMSCTCGPLRSLTMLPPHTWLLTPRPTLKLSWLKPHPSSTPGLDSPAVPCRLSSTSPRWPSACAAGSPPRPEPRPCPHPTARPWLSPGLSVPAPPLSEKGQNWAHTPSSLPPSTCRHPSPQPQWARPKWVWGRAGVRLNGNQLVGVCRSPSIPTLWSGEHKRPLHAVHLSVWQAGWLAGWGHLPVCVLLVCLCLGEVSRGPLPTWPSLCLCRSPKARTLSVCSSPVVLSPCVCVSWCCGLCVSVPMWLCYSLSESAPSMCPFGGLSVHPSVGAVPSAVPEKGRTPLQLHQ